One Microbacterium esteraromaticum genomic window carries:
- a CDS encoding M20 family metallopeptidase: MIDVDSVVEDTRTLISIDSQNPGPLEAECADWVVSRLERVGLAVQRHEVEPGRDNILTQVAGSDPDAPRLVILGHMDTVPIGEGWTYPPLGGVIDDGRIYGRGACDMKAGLALGIGLLDALVRTGEQPRGDVVLVATVDEEAPGMLGAHQLVRDGLIRPTDQVLAPEPTGMRLRQRQMGLRWLTITVTGKMAHAGRAHLGIDANHVLAEIMTRAKTTFSALPFEDGILGRARFTCGTFHGGVSTNVVPGSATAEFDLRIVPPMVPEDAVGIVQRVADAVMREHPGAEYAIELLGARRPPVGASDDAKIIRDLVEAYVEHTGAEPEIGGADGHEAYTDASMIAALTGSDSCTVLGPGATDQAHTADEYVSLADIELGAELLWTLVRKW, translated from the coding sequence GTCGACTCGGTGGTCGAAGACACCCGCACCCTCATCAGCATCGACAGCCAGAATCCCGGCCCCCTCGAGGCCGAGTGCGCGGACTGGGTGGTCTCGCGACTGGAACGGGTCGGCCTCGCCGTGCAGCGCCACGAGGTCGAGCCCGGAAGGGACAACATCCTCACCCAGGTCGCGGGGAGCGATCCGGATGCTCCCCGGCTCGTGATCCTCGGCCACATGGACACCGTCCCGATCGGAGAGGGGTGGACCTATCCGCCGCTGGGCGGGGTGATCGATGACGGACGCATCTACGGACGGGGCGCGTGCGACATGAAGGCCGGTCTCGCGCTGGGCATCGGTCTGCTCGATGCGCTCGTGCGAACCGGGGAACAGCCTCGCGGGGACGTCGTGCTGGTGGCCACCGTCGATGAGGAGGCGCCCGGGATGCTGGGAGCGCACCAGCTCGTGCGCGATGGACTGATCCGGCCCACCGACCAGGTGCTGGCCCCGGAGCCCACGGGCATGCGTCTTCGTCAGCGCCAGATGGGTCTTCGCTGGCTGACGATCACCGTGACCGGGAAGATGGCGCATGCGGGCCGAGCCCACCTCGGCATCGACGCGAACCACGTTCTGGCCGAGATCATGACGCGGGCCAAGACGACCTTCTCGGCGCTGCCGTTCGAGGACGGGATCCTCGGTCGTGCACGATTCACGTGCGGCACGTTCCACGGCGGCGTCTCGACGAATGTCGTGCCAGGAAGTGCCACAGCCGAGTTCGATCTGCGCATCGTGCCGCCGATGGTCCCCGAAGACGCCGTCGGCATCGTGCAGCGCGTCGCCGACGCCGTGATGCGCGAGCACCCCGGCGCCGAGTACGCCATCGAGCTGCTGGGCGCGCGTCGTCCGCCCGTCGGCGCCTCCGATGATGCGAAGATCATCAGGGACCTCGTCGAGGCCTATGTCGAGCACACTGGCGCAGAGCCGGAGATCGGCGGCGCAGACGGGCATGAGGCCTACACCGACGCGTCGATGATCGCCGCGCTCACCGGCAGCGACTCGTGCACGGTGCTCGGTCCCGGAGCCACGGACCAGGCGCACACCGCCGACGAGTACGTGTCATTGGCCGATATCGAACTGGGAGCAGAGCTGCTGTGGACGCTGGTGCGGAAATGGTGA
- a CDS encoding PucR family transcriptional regulator: MQLPSVAQVLQFESLAAADPVVVAGATGLTRPVRWVHVSELADIAGHLRGQEMILTTGIALPEDDAGLRGYIAALASVDVAAIIVGLGPHFDRSLPAAMMDASDEHSIPLVVLRRHTAFVTITEDVHARLVDAQVEQLQQSVQIHEMMRTMVMDGSAAADLLHEVARVAGRPVVLEDLRHELLEVAEGPRPRGDVITEWAEHTERHRAVRRTDYDPRTGWLTSTVGIKGDDWGRLIIMSAADTSLPRGLDQDPLSSVRSTLVMLIERAATTVALGRLVARDRGALGAKTQRELLEGLIAGGRAADEASETAEAIGFPVGSGTLIALGARIHDPDALSAREQHDLLHGFAAGLRTVCVRLSLPIMLAQLGHDALVALVCRTDGVEAEQIERGVSGIGLAHLVVGLASPWPGAPAAGDILREARETAEIAALLGVEARAVHRADLGLDGLLLSLGSDPRLKRFGDDTLAALRGAGGRDGELVDALRSFLFAGRNKSLAAKRSFVSRQWLYEQLDRVERQLGISLDDEETCLRLQVAILATDLRARRAEADQLRRRRAQPPMQGEE; the protein is encoded by the coding sequence ATGCAGCTGCCGAGCGTCGCGCAGGTGCTCCAGTTCGAGTCGCTCGCCGCCGCGGACCCCGTTGTCGTCGCGGGCGCGACGGGGCTCACGCGTCCCGTGCGCTGGGTGCACGTGAGCGAGCTGGCCGACATCGCCGGTCATCTGCGCGGACAGGAGATGATCCTCACCACCGGCATCGCGCTCCCCGAGGACGATGCGGGACTGCGCGGCTACATCGCCGCGCTCGCGAGCGTGGACGTCGCCGCGATCATCGTGGGGCTCGGCCCGCACTTCGACCGCAGTCTGCCGGCCGCGATGATGGATGCCTCGGATGAGCACTCGATCCCGCTCGTCGTGCTGCGCCGGCACACCGCATTCGTCACGATCACGGAGGATGTGCATGCCCGGCTCGTCGACGCCCAGGTCGAGCAGCTGCAGCAGTCCGTGCAGATCCACGAGATGATGCGCACGATGGTGATGGACGGCAGCGCCGCGGCCGACCTGCTGCACGAGGTCGCGCGCGTCGCGGGCAGGCCCGTCGTGCTCGAAGACCTGCGCCATGAGCTTCTCGAGGTCGCCGAGGGGCCAAGGCCCCGTGGCGACGTGATCACGGAATGGGCGGAGCACACCGAGCGTCACCGGGCCGTACGGCGCACGGATTACGATCCGCGCACCGGGTGGCTCACCTCCACCGTCGGGATCAAGGGCGACGACTGGGGACGGCTCATCATCATGTCGGCGGCCGACACGAGCCTGCCACGTGGCCTCGACCAGGACCCGTTGAGCTCGGTGCGATCGACGCTCGTCATGCTCATCGAACGCGCCGCGACCACCGTGGCGCTCGGGCGGCTCGTCGCTCGCGATCGGGGCGCCCTCGGCGCCAAGACCCAGCGAGAGCTGCTCGAGGGGCTCATCGCCGGTGGTCGCGCCGCCGACGAGGCTTCCGAGACGGCCGAGGCGATCGGCTTCCCCGTCGGCTCAGGCACGCTGATCGCGCTCGGGGCGAGGATCCACGACCCGGATGCGCTGAGCGCCCGGGAGCAGCACGACCTGCTGCACGGATTCGCAGCGGGACTGCGCACGGTCTGCGTGCGCCTCTCGCTGCCGATCATGCTCGCCCAGCTCGGTCACGACGCGCTGGTGGCGCTCGTGTGCCGCACGGACGGCGTCGAAGCCGAGCAGATCGAGCGCGGGGTGTCCGGCATCGGACTCGCGCACCTGGTGGTGGGGCTCGCCTCGCCATGGCCGGGTGCGCCGGCTGCGGGGGACATCCTCCGCGAAGCGCGGGAGACCGCGGAGATCGCAGCGCTGCTGGGCGTCGAGGCGCGGGCCGTGCACCGTGCCGACCTCGGTCTCGACGGGCTGCTCCTCTCGCTGGGGTCCGACCCTCGGCTGAAGCGGTTCGGCGACGACACCCTCGCGGCTCTGCGCGGTGCGGGAGGACGCGACGGCGAGCTCGTCGACGCGCTTCGGTCGTTCCTCTTCGCAGGTCGCAACAAGTCCCTGGCGGCCAAGCGCTCGTTCGTCTCACGGCAATGGCTGTACGAGCAGCTGGACCGCGTCGAGCGTCAGCTCGGCATCAGCCTCGACGATGAGGAGACGTGCCTGCGGCTGCAGGTCGCGATCCTCGCAACCGATCTGCGCGCACGACGCGCAGAGGCCGATCAGCTGCGTCGCAGGCGCGCGCAGCCGCCCATGCAGGGGGAAGAATGA